In Dromiciops gliroides isolate mDroGli1 chromosome 5, mDroGli1.pri, whole genome shotgun sequence, the following are encoded in one genomic region:
- the LOC122727766 gene encoding olfactory receptor 6V1-like yields MNNHTVVRDFVLWGFSHLREFQVLLFLFILLVYMLIMLGNLSIITITYLDSRLHSPMYFFLCNFSLMEMLVTSTVVPRMLADLLSTHKTISLAECLTQSFFYFSLGSTDFLILTAMAFDRYVAICRPLHYPTIMSSQVCVRLVVACWVVGFFSIISPTIQKSRLWFCGPNVIDHFFCDSAPLLKLSCSETHHIERMDFFLSLLFVLTTMLLILISYILIVASVLRIPSSSGRQKAFSTCASHLTVVVLGYGSAIFIYVRPSKGHSTDLNKVVALMTSVVTPFLNPFIFTFRNEKVKEVIEDIVKKILSRDSGALR; encoded by the coding sequence ATGAACAATCACACCGTGGTCAGGGACTTTGTGCTCTGGGGTTTCTCTCATCTCCGGGAGTTCCAGGttcttctcttcctatttattctgttaGTGTATATGCTGATCATGCTGGGCAACCTGTCCATCATCACAATCACCTACCTTGACTCTCGCCTCCACTCACCCATGTACTTCTTCCTCTGCAACTTTTCCCTCATGGAGATGCTTGTCACTTCCACTGTTGTGCCCAGGATGCTGGCTGATCTGCTGTCCACACACAAAACTATCTCCCTGGCTGAATGCCTGACTCAGTCAttcttctacttttccctgggCTCCACTGATTTCCTTATTCTCACTGCCATGGCCTTTGATCGTTATGTTGCAATCTGCCGCCCTCTGCACTACCCAACCATCATGAGTAGCCAGGTTTGTGTTAGGCTGGTGGTGGCATGCTGGGTGGTTGGCTTCTTCTCCATTATTTCCCCCACCATCCAGAAAAGCCGGCTCTGGTTCTGTGGTCCTAATGTCATTGACCACTTCTTTTGTGACTCTGCCCCACTCCTAAAACTTTCCTGTTCAGAAACCCACCACATTGAACGCATggacttcttcctttctcttctctttgtgtTGACCACCATGCTGCTAATTTTGATCTCCTACATCCTCATTGTGGCTTCAGTGCTGCGCATTCCCTCTTCCTCTGGCCGCCAAAAGGCCTTCTCCACCTGTGCCTCACACCTCACTGTGGTGGTGCTTGGCTATGGCAGTGCCATCTTCATCTATGTGAGGCCTAGCAAGGGTCATTCCACAGACCTCAACAAGGTGGTGGCCCTAATGACATCTGTGGTGACCCCCTTCCTCAACCCCTTCATCTTTACCTTTCGGAATGAGAAAGTCAAGGAGGTCATTGAGGACATTGTCAAGAAGATACTCTCCAGAGACTCAGGAGCCCTCAGATAA
- the LOC122728761 gene encoding olfactory receptor 6V1-like, whose product MANLSHPSEFILLGFSTFGELQIVLYGPFLVLYLLAFMGNAIIIAMVLLDAHLHTPMYFFLGNFALLEILVTMTAVPKMLSDFLVSTKTISFTNCMVQFYFYFSFGSTSFLILADMALDRFVAICHPLRYGTLMSWAVCVRLAGAAWAAPFLAMVPTVLSRVQLSYCHGNIINHFFCDNAPLLQLACSDTSLLEFWDFMLSLAFVLSSFLVTLISYGYIVTTVLRIPSASGRQKAFSTCSSHLILVFIGYSSTIFVYVRPSKTHSVELNKMVVLVTSILTPVLNPFILTFRNETVKTVIRGQMQRLKDLKNPA is encoded by the coding sequence ATGGCAAATCTAAGCCACCCATCTGAGTTTATCCTGTTGGGATTTTCAACCTTTGGTGAGTTACAGATTGTGCTCTATGGACCCTTCCTGGTGCTTTATCTTTTGGCCTTCATGGGAAATGCCATCATCATTGCTATGGTCCTGCTTGATGCCCACCTACACACTCCTATGTACTTCTTTCTGGGAAATTTTGCCTTATTGGAGATCTTGGTCACCATGACTGCAGTGCCCAAGATGCTCTCAGACTTCCTTGTCTCCACCAAGACAATCTCCTTTACCAACTGCATGGTCcaattctacttctacttctcCTTTGGCTCTACTTCCTTCCTCATCCTGGCAGACATGGCTCTGGACCGCTTTGTGGCCATCTGCCACCCACTACGCTATGGTACCCTTATGAGCTGGGCAGTGTGTGTCCGTCTGGCAGGGGCAGCCTGGGCAGCACCCTTCCTGGCCATGGTGCCCACTGTTCTCTCTCGGGTGCAACTCTCCTATTGCCATGGCAACATCATTAATCATTTCTTCTGTGACAATGCCCCACTGCTACAGCTAGCCTGCTCAGATACATCCCTCTTAGAGTTCTGGGATTTCATGTTGTCTTTGGCCTTTGTCCTCAGCTCCTTCCTGGTGACACTTATATCTTATGGCTACATTGTGACCACTGTATTGCGTATCCCCTCTGCCAGTGGCCGCCAAAAGGCTTTCTCTACTTGTAGTTCCCACCTCATCCTGGTCTTCATCGGCTACAGCAGCACGATCTTTGTCTATGTTCGACCTAGCAAGACTCATTCTGTGGAACTTAATAAGATGGTGGTCTTAGTCACTTCCATCCTGACCCCTGTCCTTAATCCCTTCATTCTCACTTTCCGAAACGAAACAGTGAAAACGGTTATCCGAGGACAGATGCAGAGACTAAAGGATCTGAAGAATCCAGCATGA